In Panthera leo isolate Ple1 chromosome E3, P.leo_Ple1_pat1.1, whole genome shotgun sequence, a genomic segment contains:
- the CDIPT gene encoding CDP-diacylglycerol--inositol 3-phosphatidyltransferase isoform X1 → MPGENIFLFVPNLIGYARIVFAIVSFYFMPCCPLTASSFYLLSGLLDAFDGHAARALNQGTRFGAMLDMLTDRCSTMCLLVNLALLYPRATLLFQLSMSLDVASHWLHLHSSVVRGSESHKMIDLSGNPVLRIYYTSRPALFTLCAGNELFYCLLYLFNFSEGPLVGSVGLFRVGLWVTAPIAVLKSLISVVHLITAARNMAALDAADRARKK, encoded by the exons ATGCCAGGCGAAAATATCTTCCTGTTTGTGCCTAACCTCATCG GTTATGCCCGGATTGTCTTTGCCATCGTTTCTTTCTACTTCATGCCCTGTTGCCCCCTCACGGCCTCCTCCTTCTACTTGCTCAGCGGACTTCTGGACGCTTTCGATGGACACGCTGCTCGAGCCCTTAATCAAG GGACCCGGTTTGGGGCCATGCTGGACATGCTGACGGACCGCTGCTCCACCATGTGTCTGCTGGTCAACCTGGCCCTGCTGTACCCACGGGCCACCCTTCTCTTCCAGCTCAGCATGAGCTTGGATGTGGCCAGCCACTGGCTGCACCTCCACAG TTCTGTGGTCCGAGGCAGTGAGAGTCACAAGATGATCGACCTGTCTGGAAATCCCGTGCTTCGCATCTACTACACCTCCAGG CCCGCTCTGTTTACCCTGTGTGCTGGAAACGAGCTCTTCTACTGTCTCCTCTACCTGTTCAATTTCTCCGAGGGACCTTTAG TTGGCTCTGTGGGTCTTTTCCGAGTGGGCCTCTGGGTCACCGCCCCTATCGCGGTGCTCAAGTCTCTCATCAGTGTCGTCCACCTGATCACAGCCGCCCGCAACATGGCTGCCCTGGACGCCGCGGACCGTGCCAGGAAGAAGTGA
- the LOC122209976 gene encoding putative protein T-ENOL → MASTPTRNEEEKGSRMSQAATSLGGGPVSMGVSLSRSEEFLTQISTELTDEALFTAGYGTNPVPTKEKQTQDRGTQISKHVFFKTRGTDTPSDRNRTRTKTHLLPSPRDKNVHQSSSFTSH, encoded by the exons ATGGCGTCCACACCTACCAGGAATGAGGAGGAAAAGGGCAGCAGGATGTCCCAAGCTGCAACCTCCTTGGGTGGAGGTCCAGTGAGCATGGGG GTTTCATTATCCCGTTCTGAGGAATTCCTGACCCAGATCAGCACAGAACTTACTGATGAGGCCTTGTTTACCGCTGGCTACGGCACGAACCCTGTGCCCACCAAGGAAAAACAGACCCAAGACCGAGGGACTCAGATATCCAAACACG TGTTCTTCAAGACCCGAGGCACCGACACCCC TTCTGACAGAAACCGTACCCGCACCAAGACCCACCTCCTGCCATCCCCTCGTGACAAG AACGTGCATCAGAGCTCCTCTTTCACGAGTCATTAA
- the SEZ6L2 gene encoding LOW QUALITY PROTEIN: seizure 6-like protein 2 (The sequence of the model RefSeq protein was modified relative to this genomic sequence to represent the inferred CDS: inserted 1 base in 1 codon), producing MGTPRVQHPPPPQLLFLILLSCPWIQGLPLKEEEVLPEPGSEAPTVASEALAELLHGALLRRGPEMGYLPGSDPDPTLATPPAGQTLAAPSLPRATEPGTGPLTTAVTSKGGRGAGPTAPELLTPPPGTTAPPLPGPASPGPPLGPEGGEEETTTTIITTTTVTTTVTSPVLCNNNISEGEGHVESPDLGSAASRTVGLLDCTYSIHVYPGYGIEIQVQTLNLSREEELLVLAGGGSPGLAPRLLANSSMLGEGQVLRSPTNRLLLHFQSPRVPRGGGFRIHYQAYLLSCGFPPRPTHGDVSVTDLHPGGTATFHCDSGYQLQGEETLICLNGTRPAWSGEPPSCMASCGGTIHNATLGRIVSPEPGGAAGPNLTCRWVIEAAEGRRLHLHFERVSLDEDNDRLMVRSGGSPLSPVIYDSDMDDVPERGLISDAQSLYVELLSETPANPLLLSLRFEAFEEDRCFAPFLAHGNVTTTDPEYRPGALATFSCLPGYALEPPGPPNAIECVDPTEPHWNDTEPACKAMCGGELSEAAGVVLSPDWPQSYSPGQDCVWGLHVQEEKRILLQVEILNVREGDMLTLFDGDGPSARVLAQLRGPQPRRRLLSSGPDLTLQFQAPPGPPNPGLGQGFVLHFKEVPRNDTCPELPXPEWGWRTASHGDLIRGTVLTYQCEPGYELLGSDILTCQWDLSWSAAPPACQKIMTCADPGEITNGHRTTSDAGFPVGSHVQYRCLPGYSLEGAAVLTCYSRDTGTPKWSDRVPKCALKYEPCLNPGVPENGYQTLYKHHYQAGESLRFFCYEGFELIGEVTITCVPGHPSQWTSQPPLCKVAYEELLDNRKLEVTQTTDPSRQLEGGNLALAILLPLGLVIVLGSGVYIYYTKLQGKSLFGFSGSHSYSPITVESDFSNPLYEAGDTREYEVSI from the exons ATGGGGACTCCCAGGGTCCAGCACCCGCCGCCTCCCCAGCTGCTGTTCCTAATTCTGCTGAGCTGTCCCTGGATTCAGG GTCTGCCCCTGAAGGAAGAAGAGGTACTGCCAGAGCCCGGAAGTGAGGCCCCCACAGTAGCCTCCGAGGCTTTGGCCGAGCTGCTCCATGGGGCCCTGCTGAGGAGGGGTCCAGAGATGGGCTACCTGCCGG GATCTGATCCAGACCCCACACTAGCCACCCCTCCAGCCGGCCAGACTCTTGCAGCGCCCTCCCTGCCACGGGCCACTGAGCCAGGGACAGGGCCTCTGACAACAGCCGTAACCTCTaaagggggcaggggggcaggccCCACCGCACCAGAGCTGCTGACCCCGCCCCCAGGAACTACGGCCCCGCCCCTTCCTGGCCCCGCCTCCCCAGGCCCACCCCTCGGGCccgagggaggagaggaggagaccacgaccaccatcatcaccacgaCAACTGTTACCACCACGGTGACCAGCCCAG TTCTGTGTAATAACAACATCTCTGAGGGCGAAGGGCACGTGGAGTCTCCAGATTTGGGGAGCGCAGCCAGCCGCACCGTGGGGCTCCTGGACTGCACATACAGCATCCATGTCTACCCTGGCTACGGCATTGAGATCCAG GTGCAGACGCTGAACCTGTCTCGGGAGGAGGAACTCCTGGTGCTGGCTGGTGGGGggtccccaggcctggccccccGACTCCTGGCCAACTCCTCCATGCTGGGAGAAGGACAGGTCCTTAGGAGTCCAACCAACCGACTGCTCCTGCACTTCCAGAGTCCACGGGTCCCAAGGGGCGGTGGCTTCAGGATCCACTATCAGG CCTATCTCCTGAGCTGTGGCTTCCCTCCCCGGCCGACCCATGGGGATGTGAGCGTGACAGACCTGCACCCTGGGGGTACTGCCACCTTCCACTGTGATTCGGGCTACCAGCTGCAGGGTGAGGAGACCCTTATCTGCCTCAATGGCACCCGGCCAGCCTGGAGTGGTGAACCCCCCAGCTGTATGG CATCCTGTGGTGGCACCATCCACAATGCTACACTGGGCCGCATCGTGTCCCCTGAGCCTGGGGGAGCGGCAGGGCCCAACCTCACCTGCCGTTGGGTCATTGAAGCAGCTGAGGGACGCCGGCTTCACCTGCACTTCGAGAGGGTCTCACTGGATGAGGACAATGACCG GCTAATGGTGCGCTCAGGGGGCAGTCCCCTCTCCCCAGTCATCTATGACTCAGACATGGATGATGTCCCAGAGCGGGGTCTCATCAGTGATGCCCAGTCCCTGTATGTGGAGCTGCTCTCAGAGACACCTGCCAATCCCCTGCTGCTAAGCCTCCGATTTGAAG CCTTTGAAGAAGATCGCTGTTTTGCCCCCTTCCTGGCACATGGCAATGTCACCACCACGGACCCTGAGTACCGCCCAGGGGCACTGGCCACCTTCTCGTGCCTCCCAGGATATGCCCTAGAGCCCCCGGGCCCCCCCAATGCCATCGAGTGTGTGGATCCCACAGAGCCCCACTGGAACGACACAGAGCCAGCCTGCAAGG CCATGTGTGGTGGGGAGCTGTCAGAGGCAGCTGGTGTGGTCCTCTCTCCTGACTGGCCCCAGAGCTATAGCCCCGGCCAGGACTGCGTGTGGGGCCTACATGTCCAAGAGGAGAAGCGCATCTTGCTCCAAGTGGAGAT CCTGAATGTGCGCGAAGGGGACATGCTGACACTGTTCGACGGGGACGGTCCCAGCGCCCGAGTCCTGGCCCAGCTGCGGGGACCCCAACCGCGCCGCCGCCTCCTCTCCTCTGGGCCCGACCTCACGCTGCAGTTCCAGGCACCGCCAGGGCCCCCAAACCCGGGCCTGGGGCAGGGTTTCGTGTTGCACTTCAAAG AGGTCCCGAGGAACGACACGTGCCCCGAGCTGC CCCCGGAGTGGGGCTGGAGGACGGCCTCCCACGGGGACCTGATCCGGGGCACCGTGCTTACTTACCAGTGCGAGCCTGGCTACGAGCTCCTCGGCTCCGACATTCTCACCTGCCAGTGGGACCTGTCCTGGAGCGCAGCGCCGCCCGCCTGCCAAAAGA TCATGACCTGTGCCGACCCTGGTGAGATCACCAATGGGCACCGTACCACCTCGGACGCTGGCTTCCCTGTTGGCTCCCACGTCCAGTACCGCTGTCTGCCCGGGTACAGCCTGGAGGGGGCGGCCGTACTCACCTGCTACAGCCGGGACACAGGCACACCCAAGTGGAGCGACCGGGTCCCCAAGTGTGCCT TGAAGTATGAGCCGTGCCTGAACCCAGGGGTGCCAGAGAATGGCTATCAGACGTTGTATAAACATCACTACCAGGCGGGCGAGTCTCTGCGCTTCTTCTGCTACGAGGGCTTTGAGCTCATCGGCGAGGTCACCATCACCTGTGTGCCCGGCCACCCCTCCCAGTGGACCAGCCAGCCCCCACTCTGCAAAG tgGCCTATGAGGAGCTCCTGGACAACCGAAAACTGGAAG tgaCCCAGACCACAGATCCGTCGCGTCAGCTGGAGGGCGGGAACCTGGCTTTGGCTATCCTGCTGCCCCTGGGTTTGGTCATTGTCCTCGGCAGCGGCGTCTACATATACTACACCAA GCTACAGGGAAAATCCCTCTTCGGCTTCTCGGGCTCCCATTCCTACAGCCCCATCACTGTGGAGTCAGACTTCAGCAATCCACTGTACGAAGCTGGG GATACACGGGAGTATGAAGTTTCCATCTGA
- the ASPHD1 gene encoding aspartate beta-hydroxylase domain-containing protein 1 encodes MWRGNSPGGNPGAATEGTGGELGGQGNWGLEDAPGLLARASLPIVPAWPSPLASSALTLLLGALTSLFLWYCYRLGSQDMQALEAGGRAGGVSGGPRGCSETGRPSPGSSGEPGEGLRTEGLVSRRLRAYARRYSWAGMGRVRRAAQGGPGPGGGPGVLGIQRPGLLFLPDLPSVPFVPRDAQRHDVELLESSFPAILRDFGAVSWDFSGTTPLPRGWSPPLAPGCYQLLLYQAGRCQPSNCRRCPGAYRALRGLRSFMSANTFGNAGFSVLLPGARLEGRCGPTNARVRCHLGLKIPPGCELVVGGEPQCWAEGHCLLVDDSFLHTVAHNGSPEDGPRVVFIVDLWHPNVAGAERQALDFVFAPDP; translated from the exons ATGTGGAGGGGAAACAGCCCAGGGGGTAACCCTGGAGCAGCCACAGAGGGAACCGGTGGAGAACTGGGGGGACAGGGGAACTGGGGTCTGGAAGATGCCCCAGGCCTCCTGGCCAGGGCCTCCCTGCCCATCGTGCCTGCGTGGCCATCGCCCCTGGCCTCCTCAGCCCTTACCCTGCTCCTTGGAGCCCtcacttcccttttcctctggtACTGTTACCGTCTGGGCTCCCAAGACATGCAGGCCCTGGAGGCTGGGGGTCGGGCTGGGGGTGTCAGTGGAGGGCCTAGGGGATGCTCTGAGACTGGCAGGCCAAGCCCTGGGagctctggggagcctggggaagGACTCAGGACAGAAGGCCTAGTGAGCCGTCGCCTGCGGGCCTATGCCAGGCGCTACTCCTGGGCGGGCATGGGTAGGGTGAGGAGGGCAGCTCAAGGTGGTCCAGGCCCTGGGGGAGGGCCAGGGGTCCTGGGCATTCAGCGCCCAGGCCTGCTTTTCCTGCCAGACCTGCCCTCAGTCCCCTTCGTGCCACGGGATGCCCAGCGGCATGATGTGGAGCTCCTGGAGAGCAGCTTCCCTGCCATTTTGCGGGACTTTGGGGCTGTGAGCTGGGACTTCTCAGGGACAACTCCTCTGCCTCGGGGCTggtccccacccctggcccctggGTGCTACCAGCTCCTGCTGTACCAAGCAGGCCGGTGCCAACCCAGCAACTGCCGCCGGTGCCCGGGGGCCTATCGGGCACTGAGGGGCCTGCGGAGCTTTATGAGTGCCAACACCTTCGGCAATGCTGGCTTTTCTGTCCTCCTGCCTGGGGCCCGGCTTGAGGGTCGCTGTGGGCCCACCAATGCCCGGGTCAGATGCCATCTGG GCCTGAAGATTCCTCCTGGCTGTGAGCTGGTGGTCGGGGGCGAGCCCCAGTGCTGGGCTGAAGGACACTGTCTACTGGTGGACGACTCGTTCCTGCACACAGTGGCTCATAATG GCTCCCCAGAAGATGGGCCTCGAGTGGTCTTCATCGTGGACCTTTGGCACCCCAACGTGGCTGGGGCTGAGCGCCAGGCCCTTGACTTTGTCTTCGCACCAGACCCTTGA
- the CDIPT gene encoding CDP-diacylglycerol--inositol 3-phosphatidyltransferase isoform X2 — protein sequence MPCCPLTASSFYLLSGLLDAFDGHAARALNQGTRFGAMLDMLTDRCSTMCLLVNLALLYPRATLLFQLSMSLDVASHWLHLHSSVVRGSESHKMIDLSGNPVLRIYYTSRPALFTLCAGNELFYCLLYLFNFSEGPLVGSVGLFRVGLWVTAPIAVLKSLISVVHLITAARNMAALDAADRARKK from the exons ATGCCCTGTTGCCCCCTCACGGCCTCCTCCTTCTACTTGCTCAGCGGACTTCTGGACGCTTTCGATGGACACGCTGCTCGAGCCCTTAATCAAG GGACCCGGTTTGGGGCCATGCTGGACATGCTGACGGACCGCTGCTCCACCATGTGTCTGCTGGTCAACCTGGCCCTGCTGTACCCACGGGCCACCCTTCTCTTCCAGCTCAGCATGAGCTTGGATGTGGCCAGCCACTGGCTGCACCTCCACAG TTCTGTGGTCCGAGGCAGTGAGAGTCACAAGATGATCGACCTGTCTGGAAATCCCGTGCTTCGCATCTACTACACCTCCAGG CCCGCTCTGTTTACCCTGTGTGCTGGAAACGAGCTCTTCTACTGTCTCCTCTACCTGTTCAATTTCTCCGAGGGACCTTTAG TTGGCTCTGTGGGTCTTTTCCGAGTGGGCCTCTGGGTCACCGCCCCTATCGCGGTGCTCAAGTCTCTCATCAGTGTCGTCCACCTGATCACAGCCGCCCGCAACATGGCTGCCCTGGACGCCGCGGACCGTGCCAGGAAGAAGTGA